Below is a window of Apis mellifera strain DH4 linkage group LG15, Amel_HAv3.1, whole genome shotgun sequence DNA.
AAGTTTCAAACTTGCTCCTCGTTTTCTTCATCCGTAATCTGAATCGCAGGTGTCCGAAACGGTGGAGGTGACCCGGAACTCGTACCCCGTGGAAGAGGTATCGGGGCGTAGCGAGGGCTCGTTCTTGGACAACGTGCAGACGTACTTGACCTCTCACGACGTGACCTTCAAACTGCCGATGGACTCGTCGGTGAAGGTGAGCGCGAGGAACATCGAGGACGATCAGCTCACTTTCGACGTCAAGTTCGGCAGGGGTCGCGCCGTCGAGGAGGCCCGCAAGTCGAAATTGAAGAAGGTTGTCATCCCGATTCTCGTGTTCGTCCTGCTCAAAGCTATGACGCTGATCCCGCTTGCGATCGGTGTCCTCGGCCTGAAAGCCTGGAACGCCCTTCAACTCTCGTTCTTCAGCTTTATCGTCTCCGTCGGAATGGCGATCTTCCAGCTGTGCAAGAAAATCGCCGCCGACAGCCACGGCGCCGCGTTGACCGCGCACGGGCCGTGGGAGTACCAGGCCCAGTACAGATCCTTCGACGAGCAGCCGGATTTCGCGCAGGATCTCGCTTACTCGGCGCACGCGCAATCGTGAACGCACTCCCGGTATCTCGTTCATCGCCGCGACTTTTGTAAAATACCTgccttccttctctcctcctctgtacactttatttaataaattattattgttgcatATCATTCAAGTCGGCCAattctgtttttctttctctcggatGCGATGGGATAATTTCCATGTTATATTCGAGATTCTGTCAAATtcctttccaaattttctttatctgtttcacgagaagaatttttaatatagaattcaGGGGAAATTCTTCTCGAGCAAATGATATTTCAGACACTTTGGAAGCTTAAAGTTTGTCGAGAGCATAACAAGAATGGTAATGGAACgaggagaaaattatttaagagatTCGAAAACACGGTTTATATCGATTGTAAATTAGCAAAATCTCGTTTCTTATGATAGAAATTTCGCGGAGAAAATTAACAAGGAAGAAACTCACAAGGATGATCTAAATAAGGAAGATCGTTCCTAAAGGATAAACGCTAAGTTTCGCGTTACATTACGATTACGTCTTCATCTCTGCGATCTGATAAAATCATGTTATCCTAATAATTGTACTCGTAATCCAATTACAAGAGCGAAAGAATGACATCGAAACTGgcttattctaataaaaaccTTCCATTGTTATCGAAGGATCTCAATTAGAGAGGGGATTCGGTGAAAAATGCGCGATATCGAGTCTAATAGGAGTGGTTTGTTTTTACAGGCGAATCgtaaggggagagggaggaagggaaaggaaTGTTCGTGTAAAATCGTCCACGAGTGGATCCGAGCTTGCGAAACTGAACCGCAGTCCGGTTCTGCAAGGAGATTATGCCCGATAATGATCAGACGCGGCCAAGTTCGCGCCACTCGGAGGCCATAAGCGCTTTACTTCTTCCGTAAAATGGAAATCCAGTTTCGTCTTCGCGAACGAAGATTCCCGCATTCTccgctttcctttttctttccgtaCCCTTCCCGCATTTTAAGTCTTATTTCGGGAATGTTTTCGTGACTTTTACGCTTGTTTTCGTTGAACGTACACGTAACCTACacgtaaaatattcttatatatatgtatgcatatttacaggataaatcaaataaatcatttttacaaaaacaaatgaaaagaaattatgtgcgtttattgaaataaatatataaaaaagaaaaatcttctatTTCACATCAAATCTCCCAAAACAAGTTACGTAACATTCACAATCGATTTCTAGATAAACAAGATTCAGTTCCCAAATGTTTCCCAAACAATTCTTCCCTCCTAATCGTtcgtggaagaagaaaaaagaactctCGATCTACGTAACCGCTCGACCAAATTAAAACCCAGTCGACGTTTCCACCATCCACCTACCGTATACGGTCCACCTACCAAAAATCGTGGCGAGGAAACTCTCTCGTTCCCGTTCGTAACGAACGGGAACGGTTTATACCAAAGCGGCCGAAAGCCCTGgaatccctcctcccttccctcctgtGGATCGTAGGAACGTACGTACGTGGAAACTTAGGCTTAGAAACTCGAGGGGGCGCGCGGATCGATCAAGTTCCGTTTCCGTCGCAGCCGCATGCCATCGTGTACACTCTACGCGACGCCCGATCGTGCGACGCGTCGGGACGCGCGCGTGCACGCACGTACCACCCGGAGGGAGAGGCGCGAGGGGAGAGGTGCCGCTCTATGTGCCagtgaaatttgaataattttccttcgatCTTCGATTCCCGGCATGCGCGACCGAATAACATAGATTCGCGGGGggcaaattaaataaaagggGCGGGCCACTCCTCCGTCAGTCGCAGTTCGATCGGCGATCGCTCGTCTCTACAAACGCACGCGCGGGTGAAAAACAAACGGGTGGACGGATCTTCTttgttttcctctctctttctctctctctttctctctctctctctttcttcctcacACGCGAGAGATAGGagggaaattatatatacgtatatacatattggtTTGGTATTTTTGATCAATCGGGAAGAGGATGAGGAAATTGGTAGCAATCTTAACGATCGTGTCCACGGTGGGAGGATGTTTGGCCGGGCAGGATTTCCTCTCGAAATCGTTGAACGAGTGCATAGCCGCCGACTCTTGGCTGTCGTGCCTTAAGCAAGAGGTGCTCGGATACTTGGACGGGAAGCTTGGAACGAGCACCGAGGCCAGATCCTTGGACACGGTCGACGAGGCTATAGTCGCGAGGTCGTTCAAGTATCTGAAGAGCTTCGACTACGGGTTAGACCTGCCTTTCGTGGACGCTAGCCTCAAGTACAGGCCTAGCAGGAGTTTGGCGGATCTGGATATCGAGTTCAATGGGAACGAGGTGGCCACCAGCCAGGCGAGGGGAATGTTGAAGAAGAAGCTGCTGTTGCCCTTCCTGCTCCTGTTGAAATTGAAACTGAAGGCCCTTATGCCGATCCTCGTAGCCGTCGTTGGATTGAAGGCGTTGAAGGCTCTGATCCTCTCGAAACTCGCCATCCTCCTCGTCGTTGGATTCATCGCTGTTCAATTGCTCAAGAAGGGTGGAATGATGATGCCGATGGGTAAGATTTTCTCTGATTTCGTAAATTCCATGTATTTTCCAGTTGATTaactctgtctctctctctctcgcaggAATGTCGATGGAACCGGCTGCACCGGCGTACGGAGCTCCACCTATGCCCTCGACCACGTCGAGCTACGATCCGGCGAACACGTGGGACGGAAACGGACCGTATTCCCGCGTATGGACGCCGACCAACGGTGTGGAAGCGCAGAATCTAGCATACTCTTACTACTCTCCGAGCAGCGGGTCCAACTCTTACAGCGGctcctcgtcctcctcgtcctcctcgtcGTCGGTCAATTCCGCTAGCTCGACCAACTATTAGACCGATGGATAGTCGATTCGttctcccccctttttttcaacTCTGACTTTATAACGACGGATCGATCGCACGATCGAGAGACCAAAGAGAATAGAAATACGCACGCCAAATAATCTAATCTGACGATTAGAcgatcgtcgatcgatcgatcaaagaCTCGATCATTCTTGATCCACTGTCCGAAAGTTCCGTATTCTCGTCGATGCGAGAACTTGtagtttagaatttttattaacgagtGTAAATTTCGAATTGTCGAGAAAGAGATCGGCGAGAGGATGGAAGAATTTTCAAGATCAACAGGAATTCGATTTGCAAAATCGTCCGAACGATTCGAGAAGAATTCGAATCTCGCGGCTGGAATacatttctttccttctttttgtaataaacCTCGGAACGTTGTTGcttcctttatttattattattactcgcgcggcacgattatttattattgtctcCCTCgcatttgttaataaaaaagcaTATGAATAACAATTACACTACTCCTTTGTCTTTCCTtggaattaatgaaattcaattggGCGCAGGGCGAATGCACTTTCTCCCGGCTCGATTCGGCCCTGAgttgaaacgaaataattccGATCGCGTTGAAAGTGTAAGCGCCACGATGTATGCTATACTCCTTGCACCGCTGCACGCCTGATAGTTTTCGAACAACGTagttaacttaaaaattaaattaaataagtaagtatgtgttgttataatatatgtgtttAATCTACATTcttcttattcaatttatttattattaattaaatatttatataaatattttgaaatttataaaaaaaaatgtaatatgaatACTTCgtattaatgaaaagaaataatgtttcactattaacaacaaaaattataatttataataaacaatttttttatcaataatgtaTCGATAACAGAATTCGCATTAAAAATCCATAGTGGATTCCAAAGTAGTTTGGAATGTTTGCCGGTAACTCGAATTTATCTTGGGTAATCTTTTCAAGTTGCAGGACACCGGCTGAAGATGGCGCCAGTTCCACTTCTCTGAAATCTCAGGTGTTACCTACCGGCCTATCAAATATGGAACGTGACATTGAACTCTACTACGTTCATTCCTTATCGATTCCTTATACTAATATCGCCAATAATTCCAACAATCTTTAAAATACGCAAGAAATAAGCCtacttcgaataataaatgaaagattgTAGGAAATAACATCGCaagaaaagaacgaagaaTGTAAAACGACTAAGATGAGAATTCGAAACTTCTTTTCTCAAGGAAAATCGAATCACGAAATTTGCTTCAACGAGAAGATCGCGGCaacaggaaaaaatatataaatatccgtCAGGATACTGTACAATCGCAAACAGATCCTTGTTAATCTCCTAAATTTACAGGATTAACGCGACCCTTTGCTCCACCCCTTTCGTCCTTAACGCAAGCTTTCCTTTTCGACAAAGACAACCTTCTCTTTCACCATTCTCCCGTAGAGAAAAAACCGCACTGACCAGAAAACgcagtaaaaatttatgatccgAAAGGTGGTGGTCCAGGTAAATTCTCTGTTCTCGAGTGTCGGAGCGAAAGGGTTTTCGCTTCTCCAGAAGCATCCTTCTTGATGACAATGGTGTAAGCCTTCTCGAGTTGTGTTCTAACTCGAGAATCGTGGATAATCCTTTCTTCGAATCTTAATCCTCTTCACGTCTTCTTTGACCGCAGGATTTCCTCGACTGGTGTAAACATAGAAGGAAAAGGGATTCGAAGGGAAAGGATGGCTCGAAGGGTGGATAATTAATGGGAAAAAATTGACAGAAAATCGTCGACTTCGTAGCTGTAACtttgaattggaaaattggaaaggagaataaatttataagactCGTATGctcatatttttctcgattacaATCAAA
It encodes the following:
- the LOC726206 gene encoding uncharacterized protein LOC726206, with the protein product MKLLLLALCSLLALAAAQPAKNDLWKGSSMDQMVDQTKIECAQKNDEVSCMKFKVLNLLDQIFRKDSFKVSETVEVTRNSYPVEEVSGRSEGSFLDNVQTYLTSHDVTFKLPMDSSVKVSARNIEDDQLTFDVKFGRGRAVEEARKSKLKKVVIPILVFVLLKAMTLIPLAIGVLGLKAWNALQLSFFSFIVSVGMAIFQLCKKIAADSHGAALTAHGPWEYQAQYRSFDEQPDFAQDLAYSAHAQS
- the LOC726229 gene encoding uncharacterized protein LOC726229, which encodes MRKLVAILTIVSTVGGCLAGQDFLSKSLNECIAADSWLSCLKQEVLGYLDGKLGTSTEARSLDTVDEAIVARSFKYLKSFDYGLDLPFVDASLKYRPSRSLADLDIEFNGNEVATSQARGMLKKKLLLPFLLLLKLKLKALMPILVAVVGLKALKALILSKLAILLVVGFIAVQLLKKGGMMMPMGMSMEPAAPAYGAPPMPSTTSSYDPANTWDGNGPYSRVWTPTNGVEAQNLAYSYYSPSSGSNSYSGSSSSSSSSSSVNSASSTNY